TTCTATATTGcctattctatttttggatttctctgccgacgtctccaaagaacggagtccgagcagagaagcgtcttcagtcgcctcggcgcaaggacgcacacggtacaaggtacccatttacttaatgtttctacattaatttctatattgcttattctatttttggatttctctgccgacgtccccaaaaaacggagtccgagcagagaagcgtcttcagtcgcctcggcgcaagaacgcacacggtacaaggtacccatttacttaatgtttctacattaatctccatattgtctattctatttttggatttctctgccgacgtccccaaagaacggagtccgagcagagaagcgtcttcagtcgcctcggcgcaaggacgcacacggtacaaggtacccatttatttaatgtttctacattatctattctgttcTCGGATTTCTCCCTGCCGATGTCCTCCAAGAATGGACACCGAGCAGAAGAGCGCCTTCGATCGCCTCGGCGAAGAAGTGCTCATGACACCAGCACAATATTATGCTAAGTCCGGCgaatccccgtcacgagctgacggGCATTCGACCCATTCGTTGGAAACGAATCTGGTCCGCCCCGGCAACGCGAGGATCGAAACTCGCTAACTTCGCTGAAGTTCAAGTCCTGATGACCGCCTTAGGGCTCGGTCGAGTCctggactaggctcggaaaaactctccgagcccaaatccttggtataagcacaagcgttgctataccactgattgaaggaccgagcaatggagctcggcaagctaaacttaaactcaaaccctgtggcgggaaaagctgaggccctagagcccatatcctcggaacctaaagcGGATCCGAGTAGGAAAACTAGGACTACGACAGACGAGTTTCCAAAAAAgaaatgtatattcatttcaaaaaggcccgtaggctaagtacaaaattcgGGTTTGGCCCTTACAAATAAGGGaggccatcccgactttacaaaaCGAAACAAAAATTACACTAAGGCCCGCTCCCGACCACTTCGGCTTCGGCAGTGTCGGGAGCGGCGGGCTCAGCAGTCGGGACCTcctcggcctcggcagcaatgggagtagcctcgggggcggcttcggtcgcctcggcttccGGAGTCTCTGCCTCCGCATCCGGcctttcgacccctgctcccggttggagcaggttcacatcaaaatccgggagaagccgccgcAACTGGTTACGGAAGTCCCGGAAGCCTTGGATTagcccgttcacgccctcctcttctAGGAGGTCGCGGAACTCCGCCGATTCGCGAAAGAGCGCCACCGCGCTCTgagcttgctcccgagcctcgagctcccgagcctcgtggtaggTGGCCTTCTTCTCGAGGGTTTTTATTTCCCGCTCAAGCTCCGaatgtcggaggcgggcattctccacctcctgctcgcgggaggccagcGCTTGCTCGACTTCGGCCAATCGAGCCTCAgcggcgcgcagctcggacctcgcCAACGCATGCGTGCCCTTTtcctcatcgagctcggcggtaAGAGCTCGAATCCTTCCCTCAGATGCTCCGACCTTCTCTTGAAGCACCTGTcgttcggcctcagaggcctgGTACTTCGCTTCGGAGGCCTGGTACTTCGCCTCGGCGGCCGTGTACCTCGTCTGGGCCTCGTCGTACccgcgctggcacctccgggccttctcccggtattcttgatcaaggtgcatcagcatctccgtctcgtgcaaatgctgtaaaagagacgaaaaggaAAACATAAGACACCACAAATAAAAAATCTATACAGATTACACAGGTGGGaaattttacttacccggacggcgttgcagcgGGTATAGTCCATGAAAGCATTATAGCTCATGGACCGTATCATTGCCCGGTCGgctgggagcagcgcgacccggaatATCTCCAGCGCTACTCGAGGGTTCTCGAGGGCTGAATCATCCTCGAACACCGACCAGGTGGGTGCAAGGGGCACCCGTCCTTCCGAGCCCGAtgggcccggaaggccagcatcggctggcctaggtagagccgaccccgaggctccctgactgctccccggttcggagctagggggctggggtcggacgAGCGGCCGGTCTGACCGCCGCACAACTATAGCGGGCcgtgcaagcacgggacccgctgaactcctcccctggtcggcaactggagcgtcctgccgaccaggaatctGCGCCAAGGGCGCCGGACATAGGGGCGCCATCGAGGCTCctctggagcccgagcccccggaATCCGCGCCCTCCCTCCGACCAGCTTCGGGGCGCGGGGGctgagaaggacccgcctcggagcgagcggggcgagaaggacccgcctcggagtGAGCGGGCCGGGAAGGACCCTCCTCGGTCACTGCTGTCGCTGGGGCCTTGGAGGTCGCCGAgaccttttgtttttttctcgGCTCGGTCggctcgcccgagagctcggctgccctcttttgGAAGCGGGCATAGAGGACTTCACTtttcgtcaccatctttgcgatatctgcaaaggcaaaaaggattagaacattagaacagtaaggaaataaatacaCCTTGAAATTACCCTTACCatggggacgcgccgagctcaagcccacgtttaccaaagcgtcctcacatatgaggccgttcagtaagATGCCGTTCCCGAGGCTGCGGACGGCGTCGAAGATCCCCTGCTCACGCTGAGAAAGTCTGGGGGGTTTGTTGATGGCCTTGAGCTGAGCCGgtccccacctggggtcaaacccccaggactgtgcagaaccaaggaagaagaatttccccttccagccatgaatggatgagggggcgccatgaaaaagtggccgacccacccgaagggcgatgtacagccactctccgtctcccggattcgacttaaagataaaaagtcgccggaagacgctgacagaggtcggaatcccctgcagtaaacacagGGACAGAAAACCGACCACCGTCCTCCAGGCGTTCGGAGTAAGCTGCGCCGGGACCAACTGGCACGTCGTTAGCAGCTCATTCACaaagccgtgaagaggaaatcggaggccggcccagagcgactccagatgcactccgatccggcctaccggaggatcggttatccgatccctccgcctggcgggctccaaacggaacccgtgaagagggaagaaccactcttcggtcatctcgacctccaggacactcatggtggactcaACTTCGCTAGGGACAGAACCCAttgcaagagaaaaagaaatcaaaagaggagGGGAACCTGGGGAAGACGCCGGAGaaaagggacttcggtctgaggaagattggaagaataaaaagctggaagcagaaggcaatagaaagaggatagagggccaggggagagtttaaatagacctccccaacggcccggatcagcgagaAAAATGCTGCATCCGGTTTAGATGGCGACGcgtgtcggtccaaaagacaAAGCGACGCAtctaattagggctagcgcttcgaacGCCGAaacgccccatcggatcgtgcggccccatcatgagcccacgacgcgaggacgcttcgcaagaAGTGTTCCAATAATGAGACTCCTCGGGTAaggagagacgccgcctattaaaggcatctcgaaacgctcgataattcaaaacgcgcgacaaattaaaattttcggaatccgtaatgccccaactaaagctacttcccgcgctccagctggtagccaactggaactcggaagtcggggggtagtgttgggggaaaaaccccaagtcatcgccacggaggcgctcggctagggagtgccgaccggaaaggcgctcggccaaagagcgccgaccagagaaagcgccaagaggcgcccaaccgaaataaccaagtagggatgctcggctagaaagagccgaccagcggGCGCCGACCAAAGAAGCGCTCAAGTAGAAAGCGCTGACCAGAGAGCGCCAagtagaggcgctcggctaggagGTGCTCGCccagaaggcgccgaccaggagtactcaagcaaccccgccacagggtgccccattgggcgaccagctcggctcggcacccttgccgagccgatgcctttacCAAATAATTCAACTCTCGCTTgaccctctaagggacctgacaactccactataacctgccgctatcttcaagccatcaaggcataagatctccgcaggtattcagcacgacctgccatttaatgcacgaggctccctcaagtctccgatgcactcagtcatttaatgaacacggcccaagacgatctccggatcactgaaccatcagagcgtatggctctccctgaccgccggtttattcggtaataaatgcacttaccatccacggaccccaggcccaccacggccggcggttcaaccacttcaacaggtccgatcgaccgtgacaactccctgattccggtctgatccggtcccgttctccatcacgccattaatgggccaaatcgtgcccaattattacagaaCGGGACAAACCTACTGTCACCTCCCAAGTAAccgaatcctcctataaaagggaacctgggggttAGAGGAAAGGGGGACCAAAACGGGAGGAAAAACCCGAAGccggagagaaccctcctagaccgggtggaaagaagtaaacaacacagacaattgaggaaacggatcctcttgattttatccaaatattctctctgtcttctccacatactctcttccccgctctctccacatattcgccccctctgacttaggcatcggagggccggcgccggggagcccggccaccggttcttcCTGCAGGACTCGCACCCCACAGTGGAGGACGcgaccagccggcgcaccgtcgaccacccttccagcggcggagctctgccccaccaggaggacgccaccagccggcgcaccgtcgaccacccTCCCAGCGGCGGAGCTcagcccctccaggaggacgccaccagtcggCACGCCGTCGATCGCCGCCCCTGCGGCGGAAGCCCCTCCTTCCcctggcttcgcggcggcccccgggtccaatttccagcaacaataccATTTTAAATTTGATCTATCtaaatttttattagaataCCCTTAGCTCCTCatatctgcaaaaaaaaaaaaatgattaaaatattaGATATATAATCTATGTGCACCTTAACTTATTCCTTTGTCTCTATTTCTTATATACGCAAGTCTTTCTAGATATCCTAAATTAGTTAGATTTTATTAGTTTAAAACAGAAATATCTATCCATCTTTATTCCACATTCCCAACTAAACTTTTTTAGAatttaaaataaacaaaaatatcCATACTTTTTATCTAATCCATGGAGTTTATCTTTCTCATCTCTCAAATGTTCCAACTTTTTATTAACTTATTTTTAGGTAGGCCATGTTCCTCGCCAGTAACAATCAAAACCATCATTAACAACagatttaaacaaaaaaaaaactaaagaagATTTCCGTTATATTTGGAGATCCACGACATAAATTAATTAATGCCTTGAGTGCAAGCACACTACCATTGTAGATTTTCCAAATATACTCAATGGCAAGATTTAGTGCCGAAAGAATGAAAAGTTTATTAGATATATATACAAGCAACAAAGTCATTTTGATCACTCGTCACACTAGAACTTATTTGAAAAATGAATATGGACGAAACCTCAATCACATTATGAAAACGTAAAAAAGTTGATAAAAGATACCAAAGCATCGTACACATCAAAATACACATGAAAAAACAATCATCCTCTCGCAAAGTACAGATGGATAAAACGTGACTACATACAACAATATTTAAGCGAGGAAAAAGAGACCAAAGTATCAAGTAAATCAAAACAAGCCATCCTCTCGCCATAGTCCAAGCATTTGATTGTCAGACACAGCATTGAGCCATTCATCGgcttatttaaaaaaatcagtgcaaataagatttttttctccaaaaagtTCAAATTTCTTGACTCAGCGAAATGTCACACATCATCCTGCATAATCCGTGAATACTTCATACTACAAAAACTGATCTAAAATTCTGAAATCCTTCTTATGAATGTCCTGTATGAACTTCCTGAGCTTCTGGAGACATTTTAGAACAGCTGGTCATGTGGTCTTATTCTGGTTTGTATTTATAACATTCTTGAAAACcacaaatataataatatcaatGTCTTTCATTTCATATCAGGCTATGATCCATACATGCCAGCCTTTATGCCCATAGCATTATTACGGTGAAATGCATAGCAGATCCATTATTTATAATATCACTACTATGCTACCCTAATTCTGGTCACAATGCTAGTTTTAACACGCATTCTCTCAGCTTTGTAAGCTTAGTTTTTAGAGGCTTCACTTCTTGACGTACACTCTCCTCTTCAGGCAAAAAGCCTTCAAGATCCCTTCAGTTAATTATAGAAAGAGAAAGATTAACATACATTAATCAAAAGCAAGAATATGCTTATCACCTTTGATTTGTTAGCATATGTCTCTAaaattgattaaaaattaatatgcTTTTGAACTTACATACATGCAATAACAAGTTATAAAAATAACGCAATGCCCATTTCCACATAAGCACGTACCTTTTCCCCTACTGATCTGTCCAGCCCTCTCTTAAGAAGACTTGCCATCCCCAattatctttagtccttctttaTTACTCACTACTACGATAAGCTTCCAATGATACGTAGCTCCGCAAAGATATTGTAGCACTCGCTGCTACAATCACTTAGCAACAATACACTGTATTATGAGCATTATTTTGGTGTTCTCATttcaaaattcttttatgatacAACTGCCTCTTGCCCCAGTATATCATAGTGAAAACTAGGTTTATTTTCAAATCACATTGCCTTttgttttttgtaaaaaaaaacaacCACAATATCTACAGTCTTGAAGACAATATTTTGCTAAAATTTTAACCAGtgaaggaaaacaaaaaaaaaactaaaggaatAAATGCATAATTATAAGAAATATTGACACTAATTAGCATCTATAACCTCATTTGAAATCTTAataccattttttttaatataagagAAAATGAACCTTCTCTTGTTGCACTTGTAGATAGGAAGCTGGGAGGGTAAGGTTTTTGGTTCAGATCAGACCAGTTAGTCCTCAAGAAAGACACCCAACAAAACATGTTTATCATTAAATCAAGCAGAAATGAGCAACATAGATGAGAGACGAAGCAAAAGAATGACTAACCTTTGGTGGAAGTTTGGCGCATGACAAGGGGAGATGATTGTTGGAGAAAGGTACATTGGACTTGAATTTTTAAACAAAGAGCAATGGAAAATAGGAGCAACAGGGCCTCCCTTGAGTCATGAATATTGTCAGTCGGTACAATCTAATTTATTCTGAATGTGTAGTCTTGGCCCAATCCACACCAATAGGACCACAGACCAATGTCAAAGAATAGGTCAACTATTATGTTTCTGCAGCGATGCACTTTCCATGAACTTTTCCGCCAATTGCTGACAGCAAATATTAGGGTTACTAAAGAGATAATCATGCAATTTAGGAAGTCACCCCAAAATGTTCTAGGAGACAAATAAAGAACCTTTTTTGCTCTTATGCCAGCAGATATATTAACTGATGACACATATTTACCTTTCCCACTGATGGTGAGATTTTCCTTGCTAGTACTTACTTTCTCTATGGATGCCAACCATGTCTTCTCCATTTTACCTTTTCTATATGTTCTTCTGACCAGCCAAAGACATCCCAAAGACATCACCAAGAGAAGAAAAGTAGCTGACTGTGAAAATTGAGCTACCTTACTTGAGAAAGATCAAAGGACCAGAAAAAATGCGTATTGCTAAGGCTAGAGAACCCACCTATGCATCTAGCCAGCTGTTTAATAACATTTGTTTGATATCTCTTACATACATAATAAGTGACATCATACTTCATTTGTTTGCTATCTCTTACATACAAAATAAGTACAAACATCCAATACATACAAATTTCTACCCCTGACACACACAAAATAAAACAACTCTCCCAGGCCATGACTGACCATGGAAAGTATAAAGTTCGACACAAAAGTCTCAAGCATCATCCAAACTTcattttcccaatgaacatcaTTCACATCTCATTTTCCCAATAATgttgtcaagaaaattttaatatatatagtcACAAAGCATGCCAAATACTGATAAACCTCATCAGCCTAAGGAACAATGAAAATACACATTAGAGCTGCCTCTATCTTCAGAATGGCATGCACTTGTCACTAGCACCTCTATTCTACATAACCAACACCCATGCCAAAAGTTGATGAAAACTATCAAATTAAGATGCAAGAAGAACATCCATTAGGaccagctctctctctctctctctctctctctctctctctatatatatatatatatatatatatagaatggGATTCATTTGTGACAACATTACAAGGCCTTCCATTTTTAAAGATTTCACCCTCCAGAAGTTTTGCAGCAATCATATTTTGAAAGTAATCACACAAAGTCCATGCACAAGTTAAAGCTATGAAGCACTACACGCTAAAATTTACTGcaaattttatcaataaataacTTTTTTCCCTTCATAAATGTATTTGTGCATTTCTTAAATTATAACATCCCTGTGCAACAAAACAGAAAGGGTGTCACAGGTCCAACACAATTATTAACCCAAACAAAAGGAAATCTAGCTATGACCAAACATAATCAAGCTCTTGAAAAAAAGtgttaaaacaaaacaaaactaaTTTTGAGCCAATCACCCAACAACTAGAAGCTACACTGAGCAACATTCAAAACTTCTGGAGCGAAAAagcatatataatataaaagaaGACCCAACTCAAACCTTCATCGATGAACTAAGGATTAACCGGTATGGATGCGGTCAGACAAATCACTCCATCATGCTACCAGCATTATCATTTTCCTCCTCTTGATCACACAGATCAAGATCAGCAAGCAGCTCCTCCAAGGGCACGGAAGGAACATCATCCCCGCCAACCGTTGAAGCCATCTCTGATGGCTGATAATCTTTGTTGCGGTACAACGAGATATTAAATCTCAGCTCAGGGTTCTCCTCCAAGTCCCTTAAGAACTCCTCATACtcggtattcttcttctcttcgtCAGCTCTGCTCTTGGAGGTATTGTCCACGTCCGTGTCCAAGCTCTTCAGTTTCCAAGGTCGAGGCTTTCCACTTCTGCTGCGGCGCTTCTCCTCGTAGCTCTTCTTTATCAGAACCGCATCTGGCAGGATGAGGCCTTTATACCTGTCAATCTCGAGATCGTTGCTATTGGCCCCATAGAGGTCATAACCTAGGGCATAATCGCCGGGATTCAAGAGGTGGCCGAGATGGGTTCGGATTGTGAAGATGTTGTCGTTCTTTCCGAAATCAGACACCCGGGCCACCTGGGCATAAGCCAGGGAGTACCTCGATCCCCCGACGGTGACCTCCGAGGACTCCACCTCGACGTCGAGCACGATGTACTCCACAAGCTGGCGGCTGGAGAGCAGGGCCCTGAAGGGGGCCCTCCAGTACTGGCTGGCATCGAGAAAGGCAGAGCGGAGGGTGAAGGGGTCGAGAAGGGCAACGGAGTTGGAGATCTTGGTGCAAATGACGAGGGGGCCGAGGTTGCCGAGGGCCTGGGCGGCCTTGGGAGGGAGACAGATGAGGTCCTCGCGGCAGATGGGGCAGATCTCGACGGAGAAGGTGTGCTTGTAGTTGTAGATGTTGCTCTTGAGGTCGTGGGAAACGAGCTGCTTGTCGGAGCGGGAGCGGACGGGGACGACGCCGGAGATGAACTCGACGAACTTGACGGCGTGGGAGCGGCTGCCAAAGAAGAAGTCCAGGCCACGGTCGGCCTCGGCGATGCGGAGGGCGCGGACGGCGGCGCCGTGGCGGAGGATGAGCTGctcgaggaagaagaaggtgcggCGGTGGGCGACATGCTGGCGGAGCTGGACAGCGGCGGACCACTGGTCGGGGTTGGCCTGGGCGCGGGAGCAGGCAAGGCAGAGCTGGTCGTGGATGGTGAGCTCGACGAGGTGGGACTGCTCGAGGATGGCGCCGTGGAGGGCCTCGCGCTGGACGCGGAGCTTGAGGCGGAGGCGCTTGGAGTGGGGCTCGGTCCAGACGAACTCGGCGTGGACGACGCGGACGAGACGGGTAAGGGGCTTGAGGCGGCGGAGGCAGAATGCGAGGAGCTCCTTGGACTCGAGATCGGCGCGGACCCAGGTGCGCGGGGGGTGGAGGTAGCTTCGGCACTCGGGGCAGTGGACGACGGCGGCGTGGCGGGGCAGGCCCTCGGTGATGTCGACGCGGGAGCGGAGGCAGCGCAAGCACATGTTGGCCGGGTTGGGGGCCATCGCCACGCCGCAGATGCAGCACAGCACCGTCCCCACCGTCTGCGCCGGCACGAACATCCCCGACGCCCCCAGCTCCATCGATGACGGCGTCgtcttctctcctcctctcctgctagggttagggttagggttaggaggACCTGATGGAGATCGAATGGGTGGTCAGATAGATCAGGgtccggaggagaagaaaaacaagGGTTCTCGGGGTTTATAAAGTCTTAAggggttcgggttcgggcttTCGAGAAAAGACCGGACCGGCCCGATGGAGAACGGAAGTTTGGGCTGAGCGAAGCCAATAAACGAAGGTGGCT
Above is a genomic segment from Phoenix dactylifera cultivar Barhee BC4 chromosome 2, palm_55x_up_171113_PBpolish2nd_filt_p, whole genome shotgun sequence containing:
- the LOC103711789 gene encoding 60S ribosomal export protein NMD3, whose product is MELGASGMFVPAQTVGTVLCCICGVAMAPNPANMCLRCLRSRVDITEGLPRHAAVVHCPECRSYLHPPRTWVRADLESKELLAFCLRRLKPLTRLVRVVHAEFVWTEPHSKRLRLKLRVQREALHGAILEQSHLVELTIHDQLCLACSRAQANPDQWSAAVQLRQHVAHRRTFFFLEQLILRHGAAVRALRIAEADRGLDFFFGSRSHAVKFVEFISGVVPVRSRSDKQLVSHDLKSNIYNYKHTFSVEICPICREDLICLPPKAAQALGNLGPLVICTKISNSVALLDPFTLRSAFLDASQYWRAPFRALLSSRQLVEYIVLDVEVESSEVTVGGSRYSLAYAQVARVSDFGKNDNIFTIRTHLGHLLNPGDYALGYDLYGANSNDLEIDRYKGLILPDAVLIKKSYEEKRRSRSGKPRPWKLKSLDTDVDNTSKSRADEEKKNTEYEEFLRDLEENPELRFNISLYRNKDYQPSEMASTVGGDDVPSVPLEELLADLDLCDQEEENDNAGSMME